A stretch of DNA from Cryptomeria japonica chromosome 4, Sugi_1.0, whole genome shotgun sequence:
tcatgtggacccacacatcctctcgcgaagacaaggaagatggtttgccatttcaggccttctcacagcatgtcgagtctatgatagcactcgtctcatgtgtgaggcacattcatcttacttagagattacattctaatctatttaggttatcacttattagactcactttcgacgggttacccagcagccactttgggcgcggcccccaatcgaaagccactttctcatacgacactagactatacttggacgaactcaaaaccaaggaatacacatggtcagatgaacggagtttCAAGAAGGGAGagacaatcatcaggtcaaacacgactcaagggtaatcacctactgatggtactctaactagagactcgaccaacaacggtcaaccacaatcatcattcgactcacacaccaggaggatatgatcaacaatgacaccaccacaatacaacagtcaactcggaatcgaggactggaataggtaccccaagtcatttcatacgacagggtcctatcaaacaagcactcttgccatttcataattaaagcgaatacagcaataaaactcgcaaggcaataatcagaaaagacaatattccctcaaattgatttaatcattacaagtcgatcaagttttctacaagatctaaatcagcttacagttatctacctcaactagggataagttgttcttggttttctaactcctaaggttcaaagcatcgaacaggcaatttaagccataatgagtttttaaccaattcatattaataaatctcagacaaccattaatcaactaaaataagatatttaacctccaacaaacatcattaacatactggttcgaaatcaatctctacagattcataattttcaatcccagatgcataatacggatcacgtaatataaaaaatataaaaagagaatctaaatggagataatcatttccaaagcatatcgtttaaatttctaatgcccaacgataaatatttcactacttttcaattactcaaatgatatgctcTACGATAatttttaacatcatcaattagtaactacatcgtatttcaacgattttccaataacatattattctctattgtgcttttaaacaatactaccttaattagccaaatgctctaatcaactagaaggtaagatctagatttattaatccaagataaATCAGAATATAATCtacaatattcaattgcaaaaaTTCACAGTTCCAGAACTTAATCAGGAAGAGAgcaaaaatcatgaaatgaaattgtATAGTGATTAACCTATAAACTCCGTTATGAAATTAATCAATACCAAATTTACATTTTTCATGATGTTGcctcttaatcataattaagaatgATTAAAACTTAGCATTAAAATCACTTGCATTAAAAATGATATTAAAACCACGTGCATTTTTTTGAATACTAAAAAAAAACATGCATTAAAAAGAACGATTTATAAACTACGTTTTAAAAACCATGTTTTaagaaaaaaatgcatttaaaatagtggcgagggcgggccgtaccctaaccctagccgcaggggaAGGAGACTTCGCGGCAGCactcacggtggtgcccgcaggtgccgcggcgccctgcggccaccgccgtgagccacAGACATTGCGTAGGTGAGCGGAGGTAAGGGGGGGATGTGCGGgggaaggggaggaggagcgggtggagctccgctccccgccctccaaccccaaacccacAGTTAAAACAACAACGCGCAGTCTGTTTCCAATAAAAGAGACAACGCACGGGGGGCaaacaattatattttttttttaaatacaaaacgACACCCAGTCCAAACTACATCAAACGTCCATCACAAAATggataaagaaaataaattttgatttactaTGAGTTCGGTTTAAACGAACTGGGTTTGATGTCAAGTTTTCTTGGTGGTTTTCTCATCCTTAACAAACactcaagggtttcaaacgcccaaaagaaaagaggaattaacaacacctcaaaacacttccagccaagctggttaatttactaaatcagttcaaaagcatggcattcaatggagaatccaaagccaagatagcatgaaaacattaaaatccccatttccattttaaacaataactaaaattgagagtcggatcctacctgatctcgcgttcctggcaagatcggctgaagagtcccaatctccagctgccAAAACCCTCTTCTCCATTCAAAATCCCCAAATTCATCTCCAAAATCCTTCTccaaccaaaatttctccaaaatgtccatcccctccaattttccccaaattttgggttatatggaagagttgacccaaaaattccatttttggaataaaaattcttatttacaaaaaTAACTCTGCAAATAATTCCTTTTTAACTATTAGCAACAAATAActtgctttttcaattaaaaatcgatttcctcaattaATATGATTTAACCTTTcaaaatttaataatccaacagaatacaattaaatccattgcaataaaatataaagctttctttttcaacaacatatctACAATGCATTTGATATTCCAAATCAGTCATtaaatcgaattcactcccaatataaaataagcaatccaATAACAACGGAAATCGCATAACGGGAATCAGATTAATTTaacccattaatcttcaatgcacaaacgcatatttaatcaagataattactaaggactaattaatcaatttaaccaaacacaccaagcacgcaaaacgagaaagccaaccaaacagatgactcgcaaacccaaacaaaaagaggATAACCGACGACGACtagcgacgctcacttgagcacaactaaggtcaactagggtcttacgaccacctaatccaactctaaggataaaaagggtacactcaaacctgcacatccaggtgaagccgAACCTCGCACTCaggcggcgttgtacctgaaatctcctgcaaccaagagtcatacatgcatacatatataaaatttaatgaaagcgttagctcaatattaataccacgaaattggtacactaaacaactagcatgaactagtgtgaaaccacatcaatagctatgcgtaaaatcaatcatctgactataacaaaatattacgataaactaatcagattaaaccaaggttagaggttgactagggcaggggtactacatagggtcacatgtaggaatggagtgtcatcacatgttgtcctcatatagaatggaatatggccatccttactagtcacaCTCCTACACGCTAGCCTCACAAAGAAGCTAAATATGCACCCACATTAGACATGCATGCTATCTTCAGAAAGAAGAGatccatactcctaatagtcatacaagctaccctcacaaaagaagggtgaaaataATCCCTTAACatacatgtggagccatctcaacctatgtgagtacaagggagattatctttccatctcatatggcccaaccaaatagaattaccttattaggtgaaacccaaaccTAATCAATTATTACATGTTATCAGTGAATTAAAAAGAGGAAAACTCCTATTGTGCTCTGGCTGTCTAGGTGCCAAGAAACCTAACTcacgtgaccccggtcatcacaaggaagcccactccccctaatcatatgccAAGCCATAGGGTAACAGATAAAATGACATCACAACACAAGAAAGAATTCTCACGAAAGGCCTTCAAGAACATATAACATCACTGAGCACATACTGCACATGGagcatacatatgaaccattacaagcatAGGGCCTTCACCAATACCTCATAGGCATAGTGCCAAAGACagaacatgaaacataagcacatcaTAAACTACTACAAATCCTCAACAGAAAGGTACAAAACATCCCACTGGATTCATAGAAATaatcctcaaacaacaaggcaagAACCTCTTGCTGGAGCAAACTTTTGCATGAGGAAACTCCTCCACAATAGGGCATGATCCCACTTACCGAGGCAcaaaatacatcatgaaacataatataacatcatgaaccaatcaaaattTCTCAACACAGACTTCACATGCCTCTGGGAACATCATACAGTCCATACTAGGGCTTTATAATGTAGTAAAATTGACTTTTCTGGGCATTTTGGACCAGTTCATCTCTCTTGGTATACACAATGACATTATTGGTTTATAGGGTGGCATTTTTAGGACATTGCCTAGCATTCTGGTTTATTGCACAACGTTTCTGGTCCATTGCTCAACGTTTTGGGTCCATATTTCAGCTTTCTCAGTCTATAAGTTAGCTctcttggtcagtttgtcagctCTTTGGGTCTGAAATATAGTGTTCCTAGTAGATAGGGTGGTATTTCTGGTTAGTATGGTGGCGTTTCTGGTAAAGTGtgcaatatctcaagtttgaaggatcctAAAGGTAAGGTAACTACCCAGATTGACTCAGAAGATAAAAATGACCTCAAGGGAATGACCAGGAGGTTGGATAAGCATCAGAAGGGGTGTACACATGGTTTATGCATCAAATTCAACTCACATGAATGATTTTGCAACTTAGTGAATAAGAATCAAGGTTAAAATTGCATTTTAGATTCAAAGAGTAAAGGGGAGAACCCAATCTCTGCATAGGCCAAAATAACTGAACCAAAACATTTCCAAACACTCCAATACTCCAACAAAAAGATTAAAAATGCCTGATCATGACATGGACACTCACTATGAGCTTCAGGAGCTCTTACAATGCAACCGACACATTCAAACCAAAGAAAACAACTCCTATCTCAATAAGGAGTTCACAAGAGAACAATACACAAACAAATAACCAATGCCTCCAAGAAACACACTTAAAACATATAGGAGACATCAACATACATATACATGGGATCCATTATATATTTTAACAATATTTCAGAGATGTAACATTTCTAGAAAATGCACTCAAGAGAATTTCATAGAGAACATTCACAATGAAAATTCACAGAAGAGAATCGATCTTTCCCTGCAAAGCTAACCATTCCCTTATCAAACCAAAATAGACTAATCCCCAATCAATCTTTGAGTTGCAGACACAAAAAACATATTTTCTCAGGAAGGAAGCATTCTTTGAAAAACAtgaatataaaaattataaatccACTGACCTTCAAATCGCAATCCAAAAGAGTTGAATCAAAGAGGAAGAAATATTGAATCCAAACCAAAAAatgaatccaaaatccaaaatagtgCCCCTGTTGGGAACCCCCAAACAGCTATAGGAAGCCAAATAAAAATATTTCCAGCAAAAACTCTTGACCAATCaaataaatccataaaaataatatttcttacctaccgtGTATAATTCCAAGGTaagaatatttattatattttctaccAACAAATATAAATTTGCCCAATTAATTAGGAGGGTAGgtaaaattaactttatttatttttacacTTCCGATGCATAGTAAAggcaatataataatattattaattttttggaGTGTAAGAATAGAAATAggctttatatttttataattattaattaattaaaataaactctataactatatctaaaataaattaagattaattaatcaacaataaatcaaaaggataaaataaatcaaataaaacaatagccaataaatcaattaaataaataacaatcaattaaatccaaaataaaataattaattaataaatcaaacatttataaattcaataataataaatcaaatatccattaattaattaattaattataaatttattaattattactcaacattgattaatcaattaaataaatattatccaaccataggataattaatccaatccatgaaaaaccatacacacacacataaccaaCGCATAAAGATAGAACGAGATACCGACTCAAGACTAGATAACATTCGCACTTGATAAGATTGACAAGGTGAACATACTAGACCATGAGCAAGTAAGGGAAAAACCAAGTCATGTCAATCAAttgccattgggattaggacaTGCTCATacttgtgagaccaggtggagttgatgtgtGATGCTTGCAATCCTGCATCCACTGATAAACACAAAAtaacatctatatatacaacatcatagtagcaggcaagtgaaagagaatcacaacatcttATCATGCTCACGATGAGTGATAAGGGATCATCCCTTTCACGAAGACAGAcacccaatacaaacacatctcataaagtcatcatcatgaagtagggttagtatcatcatcatatatcatgaaatcatatgAATCACATAAGAATCTCAAATACATATAAGTCCGTCAAGAAATACCATCCATCGAATAATCATAACATgtcatccatcacatagatcatcaaaagtcatcaatatatcatatgtccatatagcatcataaatATCTACTGCATAGGAGTAAagccataatcatcatcaaaatatcatcataagtctagataagtcCATCGAATCATGAGTCAAAATATAAATCTAGGAGGGAAACTACAGATATGTTGTCGGTTAAATTCGTAATCATTTGATAGTATGTGCATGTTTTGAATGTGTTTGAATAAAAAGTATATTGAATATAAAATTGCATATTCTTATTTTGGTTCAAAAAAGTATATTGTAGCTATAAAAACATAATATGACATTtccttttattttatcattttatccatGTGCAAGAGTATACAATAGAAGGTTTGAGCTCACATGTAATTAGGTGCACCACCAAAAATAGTAGTTGAGCTTGTTTTTAATTATCCACTTTTTGTTGTGTGTTTGTCCTCTCGTCATTCATTCATGAGAAATTATTTAATTTGAGAGAGCTACAAGAATGTTTTAGACTCTAAAGTGTTACCAAGTCAGTTATAGTAGTGTTTATATTCATCATCATCTTATTCCAAATAAAAAACTAAGAAGTTATAGGTTTATCTTTTATAAATTATGTTGCTTTAAAAGTTTCTAAATGaactatattttataaataatgaAAATTGCATTAAGCTACAAATTTTTTGTGTTTACTTGCTATTTTGAGAAAGATACTAGAATACTACTAGTTCTCATGTGTTGAAAAAAAACCATTGTAATAGTGTTAAAAGTCATAAAGGTGTTATTTAGCAATTTTATATTACAAAGTCAATTATGATACAAACACAATAGACCATGTAGAGAGGTTTTGTGCACAAGGTGTTTCATCTATCTACACTATACTTAAACATCacactctacaaaaatcaaataaTCAATAGCAATCTTGTACTTCATTCCTACCAAAAAGTGATAATTAATGAAGTCCACCTCTTTCCTAAAGATTGAATAAATTGGCATTCAATAAAGGAGCTCAAATTATTGAAAGTGTAAAGATGTTGATCTTCATTCTCAAGGGCTTGATGTATACTTATATGATGTATACTTACATCATCACATACGGGAGCTATTAGAGCCATTTGAAGCATTTTAATATAGATTTTAATTTGAACTATATATTTGTTATTTTGTTATAAGGGTTGTATTTGTTTCTACAAGGAATTATAGGTACACTAATAAAAATCTACGAGTGAGCCACTTGCCCATTCATGATTTACCAACTTCCAAATTCTATCAAGAAATATATAAATCAATTCTAACAACACTCTAAGATACATTCATATTAACATTAACTATGAtaccaacttcaaaatttcaaatattATATAATTCATTTCTTATGAATTTTAGATGAGATAAAATTTTAACTATGATATATGATTCTTAATTCTAGTAATATTTGTACTTTAATAAAAGTTTTCATTGATTTCTATCTTTTAAACCATACATTTAATGAATTGCATAtatttttacacacacacacatatatatatatataacgtacTTGCATATAAAACATAAAGAAGTCAGGTTGATGAACGAATTGGGTTGGTTATGGCATTTATTAAGTTAAATGCACTGTGGATGACGGTAGTtagcattttatatagattttaCCAAGTCACTTGGGGATTTGAGGCCCAAATCTTAAGTTCATCAATCACTCTTCAACAACCCTTTAACCATTAATGTCAATATGAATGTCTTCGGAACTGCACATACGTTGCATTTGCTCGCCATGAAAAGTGTGCACACAAAAAATCTGATTGCAAACAGTTCATTCAATTTAGGTATACTTTTTCTGCACAGTAGTCTGAAACTTTGTTAGTCATTGTTTAAAAGACAGCAATGCAATACATTGATAGCATTTAACTGTAAATGTGCATGATAATTAGAGTAGCAAAAACATAGACAATGGAGAATGACAAGCTCTGTGACCAAACAGAAGTTGAATGGGAGGCGATTCTCCAGCAATTGCCTGAGTTGCCAGGAATTTGCCTTGACGATTTTCTGCTCCCTCTCTCAACTGACGGACAGCCCGCCGGTTTATTATCATTGCCGTCTTTTGACGAAGATGGTAACAACCAAGAAGCTCTCAGTGCAATGCATGGGGATTCTTTCGACCTTTGGTTAAGTTTTCTGAGCAAAATTCTGTTTAATGACGaagattttgaaaattttgcggCAGGAGAGGATGGTGGGGGTTTTATCGACATAAACTCCTTCCTTGGAGATTCCAGCGAGGATAAAGAAATCCAGCTGGGCGTCTACGTGGATAGCGGTATGAACGGAGGTCAGTTTCTGGCATGGCAAGCAGCAGTGGAAAAACAAGAAGCAGCAAACGGCAAAATGGGCGGCTTTACAAGGAAGCGCAAACGTTAAGGTGCCTTTACTGGGTTGTCTGGTCATTTCTGTATAGAGAAATTATCTAAACTAGCAGGCAATCTCTTTAATTACAGTTGGAATCGACTATAAAGCAGGTTATATTTAAATATTAGCATGCAGATTTGTGTTTGTTTTAAAATATGACAATTTTATGGTATATAGTAGTCATATTTATCTTATTGTTATTTCAATACATTTTCTACATTGCAATACATATTGTGTTATACCATATAAATTTTAGTTGTAAAATCTTGCGATTTCAGTGTATTCAATTACATCTAACATGCGACATCTTCTTGTTGTTGGATCAAATTCATTTCCCTGATCTCCTCTTATATAATCCTATCATACATCTCGATTCCTTGTTATACATGAAATATTTAGAGTGGGGCTCATTCTTCCTCCACCATCGTGTCATTGGAGATTTCCTACTCTCATCCATCTACCATGTTCCCTCATCTATTTTCTTCTATGGTTGCGAATCATTTTGTATCCCATCATCCACTAATTCCTATTCCTTTGTCACTATTATCAAGCTATAGGCTACCTCCATGCCATCCAATATTATATCTCCCATCAATCCATCCCCTTAATAGTTCAATGCTCTTAGCAATCCAAAATTATAAGCCAATCTTAATccatgtaattaaataataaaatctaaGTAAATCACCCAATTGGAACGTTATTCTTGTTCCTAGCCTCACTAGAAGACTTGATCAAAATCCAATCATCATCATTAGTATATATTATTCGCATTCCTTGTATTATTTTTAGGATATATTATTCCTATACCAACAACATTTGAGCTATCATCACTAAATCATATCTTTTTAATCTTGATCGAGGCAATATCATATTTTCTTTTGTATGATTCTTGGGTATTCTTGCTTTATTATTTGTATAAATTGTCATTTATCTTGCACATGTATTAGTCCTTGTAGCCTAGCTATCACAATAGTATCATGGTATTCTacattatgacactatatgaccttaGGTTACTTGTGACTTTTCTTCCTATGCATGGGGCACATTGTCACCCTCATTCCTTATATTGTTTTCTTGTATAATGTATTGTACTGTATCAAATAAAGAGTGCTCAATATAACACAACATAGCTAGACATTTCATTCTCCCCCCATTATCTCTTCCTTGCATCACCTATCCCTAACCTTTTCTATGCCATCAATCTTTCATCTTTTCAAGAGCACACCCATATTCTCCCAAACCTACCtatcctctcaagggggcatcatcatcccTACCATATTTCATCCTATTCACTCTTCATTTGAATGTCCAATCATTTTCTTCAAAGTAGTTTCATTCTTGGTTGAAATGCTGCTACCACAtagcaccatctcaaagaggggcaaaatgcaacCACCTAAAAGTGATATGTCATCAATTGGCTAATACCTTACCATTTCCTCCACATatctcatttatttgattaattatctcATTTTTATCCCcttatgatttaaataatattatattatgtaattAATAGAGTCATTAAATTCATGTCTTCTATAATTTATCACTATTCACCCAACTCCATTCTAGCCTCTAAATCACTCAATCATCCTCCTAATATCCACCTTAGGTTAACAAATCTAAATATTTATTTACCTATTTTTCCCATCCCCTTTCCAAAAACTAAATATCTAAATATaccaatttatttatttgtcttttcCATCCACTTTAAATTAGTGAGCTAAAATTTGTTAATTCACTAACTTTCTCCACTTGCACACACTAACCTTGGTAACATTCCTTAAATTATGCACATTCACCAAATATGTATAGATGTATGGGCTTTGTACACAAAGAATGGGTCCTTTGTACATCTAACATGGACCTTGGTAGTGTGTCACATGGGACAAAGGACTTTCCATCCCCTTAGGAGTCTCCAAAGTAGCCCTCTTGCACTTCATCT
This window harbors:
- the LOC131047760 gene encoding uncharacterized protein LOC131047760 encodes the protein MENDKLCDQTEVEWEAILQQLPELPGICLDDFLLPLSTDGQPAGLLSLPSFDEDGEDGGGFIDINSFLGDSSEDKEIQLGVYVDSGMNGGQFLAWQAAVEKQEAANGKMGGFTRKRKR